A stretch of DNA from Toxotes jaculatrix isolate fToxJac2 chromosome 15, fToxJac2.pri, whole genome shotgun sequence:
TACAGTGGATGATACTTCACATATAAAATAGTGCAATCATATGAGTACAAGTGTTTTGAACATAAATGTAGACTATATGCACAAACAGAAGTCAACACAGAACAAGAAAACTATGTTTATATGGAATTTCCAATGCACTccaaaaaaatgacttgataaATAACTTACACAAACTGACCTCATGTTGCTActttaaggcaaaaaaattgaACTAGCACAAGCTAATCAACAACAGATAGACTAAACACTACAATGGATTTGTAGTGTTGTAGTAGGCAACCAACTAGGGAACACCCACACTCTGCAGGACAGAAGACAAAAGGAAGAAATCAGATACTTGAAGGTCACTAAGACTGTTTCTGCTCCACTGTGTTTGGCACTTGCACTTGCAAAGTAACTTGcatccatgaaaaaaaaacaaatcaagacaGAGTATATAAGTCTCTCCAAGCAAATTCTTAAGTAATACTTGAGCATGTGAATCCAGTGTATCCCTCAGTCATGAGATACTTTTACAATTGAGAGTGAGGGGAAAAGTTCTGAGAGAGTCTGAGAGAAAGACGCAAAAAGACTCTTTTTAGACAACTTTCTAAAAAGCGAGAGTACCTAGAACCAGGGCCACAGTTAAGGCCAGCAAAAATACTATGGTTAAGACAACAATGGGCACTTAAACAAACAGTGCACACATCTATCATATCCGATAAGAGCTGTATACTGACAGTTGagcaaatatatttataatgtaGCCTAGGGAGGGAAGTTATGTAACAAAATACTTCAGAGGTGTGACCAAAGCAGCACTGAAGCAAGAGggcagacaaacaggaaatgaaggactgtagaaaaaaaaaacatcctgacaAAGTCTGACCCCACTGTTCACAgtgagatgaagacagagatgaagTACTTGTCTGCCATATTGCCGCTGTGGCTACATGAGCTATTTTAAAGTCCAATTTTCCAAGTCCCTGCCTTTTCAAGGGGTTGAGCCGTGCATGGCTGGTGACAGAGGACTGTAttgagatgaggaagagggcaggtggtgggggtggtgggtaGTTGGTCATACATACTCAAGCCTCAaggattttctctctgtagctgGCTTATTTTTCAGGAATCTTTGAAAACTTTCAGTGAGTTTTTTTGAGATATGTAACACAAAAGGCacaaacatgacaaactgaAACATGCCACCATAATTTACCAAGTGTGATAAACAGTACCTTAGTGGGGTAAAGGGCAATTCAAACTTGGCAAAAGTCACTGTTGACACCACAAGGTCAAGGTAATTCAGAGGCAGTGGAGGCTAAGAATCACAGCTGCACTGTGTAGTCTGTGACACAATTAGGCCTGAGTCCTGCACCACTTTATCGCAGAGGAAAAAATTACATAGCTGTCTTAACATTTAAAGGGACTGCTGGATTATACATGAGTAAGATGACGCCACAGCACCATCTGATCTAATTAATTATTTGTAGCCTGCCCAATACAGATACAGAGCCAGTAAAGGTGCTCATTCTTGGGTGGAGACAggcacagacaggcagaaagcTGTTATGGAATAAAGGAAAGCCATGTGTTTTTTACTGGAAATCTATTCAAACATATCCTCCCACTCCAACGGTTCTTCATGCTGATTTTTTTGGTCTAATTTTCACCTATCAGTGCCTGGCTTCATAAAATAATATCAGTGACGCTGGTCATGATCCAAAGCTTGTCTACATAAACACTAGCAGCCAAGCACAGCTTTAGAGCTtaggagaaaacaaacatgaggATTGTCCTCTCTGAGCTGGTATAGTCCCTGAGCACTCTCAGTGCATGGCTCTGTAATGTCTAACCTCCCTACAATAGGCCCTAGTACTATCTGATCAAACAGTAGCTGGTGGACAGTTTTGTTGCCCTTATCAGTACCAATAAGCTAAACCACGGGGAAACAGTGACGACCCAACACACTCGCCCACAGTATCTGCGATTAGACCCAATAAGACTTCTTTTCAGGACACAGGTTATCATTGTGTCAATACAAGATAAggataaaaacagagacagaggaatagAAGACCAGAAGCAAATCAAGATTACACACTTTTTCAGTTAAAAGTATTCAATCTAAGTTCTTACAGAGCTActcaaaataaagacaaaaaatttttaatttaaaaaattttaattaaattcactCATATGAACTTCAAATGTCAAATTACAAATACCCAATTCAacaagctaaaaagaaaaagaaaaaacaaaaacaatcagaaaaatCTACTGAGAACAATTGAGTTGCTTATCATGAAAGGTGTAAACCTGGAGCTCTTTAGGGATTGATAGTTAAGGCACCTTACTGTTGTCACGTTTGTATCTGAACCCCTCTACAGCTGCTGTATGACGCCCTCCCAGTGTTTTTCCATGTGCTTGGGGGCAAACTGGGTGCCTCAGTTTAACAAAGTTTATGTCACAACTTAAAACAAAGCAAGCAGGACAAAGGCTCTTATGTCACCTTCACATGGGGCGGGAGCTGATATCATAACTGCAAATCACAATGTGCCactgcagcagtgaaacaaaGTGACTTTTCCTTCCATAcacattttttaatcaaataacGTGATTTTTGTCTTGGTGTGTGACGGTATTGTGCCATTGGTCAGAAGAAAACCATTAAATTTAAGCTATAAACTGACCAACCAGTCAGTTCCCTATTTAGTTTAAGTTTACGCTCACATTTTGTTTACAAACCAACAGGGACTAACTAAtcctgtgatttgcactgtcaAGCTAATGTACCGATAAATctaaacacaaactgcaaaTGATGGAAACAGCTGAGCGTGACAGTGTTTTGTGATAAAATGGAAGTAAATGTGCACAGTAATTTCAAGCACAGTTATTGGATGTGGCATGGAACAATATTCTAATCACTGTTAAGAATCTATGGTCTTTTATGTCTTGTTTAGCAAGAAATGTGATCATGCTAACAGATAGTGACTAGGCCACATCACCTGCCCTGGCTAACAAATGGTAACAAACGTTAACATGGGTGTGACAAAGAACAAGCTTATCAACAACACACaatggcagaaaatggaaaaagtcatgtttgttttttgtctcttgtgACAATACAAatggatgaagaaaaaaagatatcaTGTTTTGTCATGAGACCTAGTGTAAAGCTGGTAAGTAGACAATAATAACTTTTCACTCCACATTGGCTTCATTGCACATACACGTTTCTGAAATTCTGATTTAGACAGTTAAGCACATCACTCTTGCCCTGACTTGGCTCATGAGCGTGTCCCACTGTCACTACATGTCACCCACTGAAGGATGAACAGCTCTCGCAAGTCAGCAGAGGGTCACCCAGCGAGAGATTCCACTGTGGCCCAGTTCCAAGTCAGAGCAGAGGTGGAAAACTCACAGGCGTGCGGTTTAAGATGTGCTGGACCAGACTGTGTATTACGTGCTTGATAATGGCACAAGGGAGTGGACTTGAGTCAGTGTTAAAATTTGTACCTGCTGCCGTCAGAGTCTCACTGAGCATGTAAATGAGTATCCTAGACTCTGAGCCACGTAACAAGGTTACAAATAAACTCTAAATGACCGTGTCTGTTAAACTCAGCGTTTGATATTATTCTGGCAAAAGTATTATGGTTGTCCTGTTGTAATGGATACACCAATCAAGCTTTATGATAAATACAGGGTCTGGAGTTGTATTTCAAGTTGAAGAAGTCAGACTTGATTTTTTGTGTCCagcttttcaaacaaaaaaacacacacacaccccatctTTATGTATaggctttgctttgtttgtatTTCATCAAGTTAAAGTCCATTCATTTCCATGTATACAAAATCCAATAAACTGTACTTGAGCCAACTAAGCGTCTCTGCTCTTCGAGACATCACATGTGCCGTTTCATTTCAACCTTTCACATCATACTGATGCATGCCAGGCCTTCTGCGTTTGCACAATGTACCCCTGTCATGTCTACAGCTAAGAAtagatttgaaaaaaacatgCCTGTCGCCTAAAAATATAACAATAGTTTATCATGTCTTGAAACTCAGTTGGGATGAATACAAAATCCGCAGTAGCACAGTTAGAATGCCTGTATTATAAACAGAAACTACCTGGCAAATAATCTTATCATTAACAATAACTGCAGCAGGGTGTTGTGTATAGCAGCAGTGTACTGCTAGAATAACCCATGCATTCCACATGGTCCACCTTGCTCATGTTCCTTACTTGCTGGCTGCCAAACCAGTTTTTGTTGCGTAATAATGCTGGATGAGGTATGTTCAAGATGCCTTTCTGACTGCTGCAAACGCTGGGATCCAAGGGGAGACGCCAGACACCTTGAAAGTCTGCCTTAAACTTGTTATCTGTTCTACTCTCAGTTTTGACTAGCAGACATACTGCCTGCTCAGGCCCTGCACATACCACAGGAAACGCGATACAACGCAGGCATATTTGAGATTGATGCAAAACGTGCACATAACACATGATATCTGTTTGGGAACATTATTTGTGAGGGGTTTCCTGGTTCATTGCAAAAACGAGAACAACATGAACAAGTGTAACACTTCAGCTTGTTTTACAGCAGGTTAAAGAGTCATGTTGGCACAACGCCAGATCACGTGGCTCATatataaacacaggaaaacatatAATGAACATTTGTTTTAGTTCATAACCACAAACTCTCACATGCAAGACCACACTCAGCCACACGCATCAATGCCACTGGGGTGAGCTCTTGAGCACTGTGTCTAACACATACAGTGTGACCTAAACTGCATCTCAGCAAAGGCCAAAAAGCATGACTGCACATTGAttttcaaacactgactcgtacgttcctgattttttttgactgtttacCACATCTCAGTTTATTACTCAAGACTGGCATGCTGATCAGCATGTAAATGTGCTGACTCGATATTGTGCCTATTGAGTTATTGTTATCACACTAAAGGCACCAGAGAGATGTCTGATCCCCTGAAGAGGAAAGAACAAAGATGGATTAACTTTGCCAAAAATCCAGGGTGCTCGGTTTATCATCCTCACTGACCGGTGGCCTAAATACTTAATACCAAAGCAAACATGTTTGGACTATTGACTAATCTACTGTGTGTTTGAGATTAAAATGACATAGTTGTCACCTCAAGGAGATTTCAACTCTGGCTTTGCAGGACattcctttgttttgtgtttacactTAAGGGCAAGATTCAGTTCATAAAATTTAAATGGGAGGGGCTCACCGTAAGTTTTGACATAATGTAGATTTATAAATTTTATTGACAAGTCTTACTTGAAAACCCCTGGGATTGTtatgaaaacatacacattaCAGAGAAGGATTGTTATCGTTCAAACTGAACATTTGACCAGTGTATGAAAGGTCATTATAACCTCACTTTGAGTTTATAATATtccagaaatatattttttagaaTGGATTAATTACACTATTGATGCCCTTATTTTCTCAGTCTATAGTCCTTGGTGTGACAATAGTATGAGGTGTGCTCCCTAACTGCTGCTGGCACAAGTGTTGTTGCTGTCATGTTGAAAGGGTATTTTGGGGACCTTGAGCAGGCCTACCTGGTTGGGGTCGCAGGCCTTAAAGACGTGACAGGACATCTCGGACTCGGGGTTGTCAGGCTGGCCTCGCAGGAGATAGGCAAAATAGGTCAGGTCATTGCTGTTGTGAATGAAGCGAGAGATGAGCTGCGCTTTGTGCTCGAATATGAAAACTGAagagctgttgctgctggaggGGACGCATCGGACGAAGGGAGCGTTGAGGACCAGCTGAACTTGTCTCGGCTGCACCACGGGGCCGCAGTCGCCTTTCTCACTCCTCCTGCGGATCTCTGCCACCAGCCACGGCAGCATGGGCAGGGTGGTCCGCCTGTCCAGCGAGGACCAGCCGATGTAACTCAGGCAGAACCTCTTGTCTGACTTCGGGGGACTGTTCTCCTTTTCATCCTGACTCTCCATGTCGACCCAGCAGACTTTCGGCCGAGGCTCGTTGACAGCTTCGAGGGACTAAAGACTACTTTGAAGAATAATACCGACGTACCATTCCCTGCAACCAATGCCAGGCGTAGTTGTGGTTAGTTTGCAACAGTTTCCATGTCCACATCCACAGTGAAAGTTCAGACAACGAAGCAATTAGCTACATGCACAACATGTGCTCGCCCAGTCGATCAGCTGCAACACCCCATGTAATCTCTCAAAAGATTCTCTCCGACGGACAGTTTTCCTTCAAGGGTTTCAAGTAAATTTACTTATATGGttttgtagttgtagtttgctTCCCTGCTCTGTTCCCCCACTGTTTGCATGGGCAGTGAGTCAAACGTTAAACAGCCCTGTACTGTACTGTCCCAGCCAAGCTTGCTTGCTTGCTAAAACGTGGCTCTGGATGGCTCCTGTGTAAACACAAGTCGCCCAGAGAAATCTGATTTCTTTTGGCGTTGCTCCTGAGCGCACAGCGGGGCGACGCATGTACACAGTCCCAGTCTCAAAATCCTGTCTCACATAAACTCCGCTGGCACAGTCgcatttttctttgtcagcggtcaataaaatacatacattGATGCTTGTTTATCGCCGTTTAGTGCAGCCTCCCGAGTGTGATCCTTTCTTCCACAACGCCTTGGAGGCGGAGCGGCTGTGCGCGCTGACGACCCGCCCAACCTTCCCATGTGCTGGACAAGTGGGCAGGGCAGAGCCGCTCTGCGAAACGTGACAAGACAAGTCTCCGCCTCTCTCCACAGAGAATAATAACTGGAAATCCTCTTCCATGGTAGTGTAGAAAGTGTTTTCGCTCCTCATGGCACTACTCCCCCGGTTCCACACTTTTGTTGGTTGAAATCCTACCTACCGCCACCTACCGTTCACACCAGCAGGGGTCGTGAAGCCAAAGCTTTGCCAAGTACTACATGCTGGCAGCACAACGACCATTAGCAATTCTTCACTACGGCGGTTCACAACTGTTAACAAGCAGGCTGTGCTGAATCACAGTTGTGGACAGCTGTAATCACATCTGATATGCTTCATGAACTAGAAGAGTTCCATCTACCAAATGCCATAAATCTGCACATATCCCCAAAATAGTAACTTTGCCATATATAATCTCATCACCCAGGTAGCAGCCACTGGAGATCAGCAACCTACCAAAGCccttatgattttttttttattattttttttactgtagagGATTTTCATATTGCAGGATAGGCAACCAAATAGACAAACTCTAAGCCCCAGATCTATATTTGATGAAATCAGAaggttgtatttttgttttttgattgcCAGCATGATGTTGGCAACATCATATTGACTGTCTACAAAGCATGCAGACAGTCAATACAGTGTAAGGACTCTTCATATACAGGGCAGTCAGATGGAAAACTGACACTAATTTGCTTTTACTTTGCTTTGCCCTAAATTGTGAAGTTGTACTCAAATAACCACGCAACTAAGGTTAACATTTAATAATTATTCATTGCCTCACCTTGGGATCACATCCAAGTGAagatggaacaaaaaaaaaaaaactacaaggccaactcagaaacacagtgagcATTTAAGCCTTAtcatggaaaacacagacagcaaaggCCTTAATAATTTAGACATTAACAGAAAGCACAAGGACTGTAAAAAGTTCACATGGGCCATTTTACATCACCAGCCTTTCAAACTAATAACTGTGCTGCAAAGTAGATATGAAATTTTAAAAGTAGGTATGAAATTTTAAACCTCTGAAACTGTGGTATAACAGGCTGTTGCTTAGTGGGACAATCAGAATCTCATGCCCTAGACAGAAAAGCAGTGATTTTAGCAACagttgttttccattttgaaaatgtatcaTAATTACAAAGCCAGAAAAAAACTATGATTAATCTAAACCATATAAATGTTCAACATTCTGTAACAAATTAACAAATGTAGCACAATTAGAATATTAGTCAGGATTTTGTAGTATTAGCAGTGTAGGTATACATAACATGTCTCTAAAATTAAATTCACTATATGTGGTTGAGTTAATGGGACGAAGTACACTTAAATCTTGGCATTCAAAGTGACAACAGGCATTTTCAGCTATTTTAACAGCTGGAGGTcgtaagaaaaaaatcatttatgaGCTTTTGCAACAGGTGGAAAAGTTTAAGGGCAAAGCTAAGAACTGACATTTGCAGTATTTTGTATCCCCACTGTGAGACAGCCAGCGGACAATCACCTGTGTAAAGCTGTTTTTCCACTGGTTACATGTAAACCGGGGTGTAATTGCAACAAGCACATGGGTGTGCTTCATCATACAGTCTCCATAACAGCTCCCATTTCCTTGAACTGCTTGTGAAAGTTctgcagagaacaaaaaaaaatctctaaatgAAGCCACTAATAATTTACACCAACAACATTACACTCACATCAATAAATACAGACCTGAAACTGTGGAATGGTCATCTCAAAAGACCTCTGACAAATATGTCCTGAGGGCTCAACGatcttcagcagcagagacacataTGGGGAGTTGAGAGATCGGCAGGTGTCAGAGCTCACTGCCATGCCAAGCCTCCACTGCATGTCCACTAACTAGACAGATACGGTAAAACAAACAAGTTTTGAAAACAGACAACTTCTTTGTTCAGGTCAttagaaaatatttcaaaaagagTGATTAGCTGCATAAAACGTGGACATACCTGGCCGATGCTGAGCATGGCCTGGACCTCCTGCTGAGCATGAACTAATGCACCATGTTCACTCCACAGCCTGTGCAACACCTGGAGGGAAGCTTTGGGCCACTTGTTACTGCCTTCGTCCAGCCTCGACACAAGGTCATCTCCAGAGAGGTTGCTCTTCCCAGCTGACCTGGTGATAAAAATGTTATCTATCACAGCTCACAGTACAACTATGTGCTTCTTTAAGTGTGACGTAGCCTTTTAATAGgctaaataagaaataaatgtgTGCTGCATGGGAGAAAACATGTCTACCAGTTATCAATTTAACAAACTGCAACCAGAAAAAATTAGGATGAAAAATACCTGAATGTTAACAACAGAAATCTGATAATGTTCTGCAGAGCTTCATGGTCAAGTCTGACTCCAGCTCTCTGAAATCTCTGCCCAGaagaataacaacaacaaaaaaacaagtaatgAAAGAGGAACTTGGGAAGATGGGTTActataagtaaaaaaaaaaatctaaggaAACATTGACTCACATCAGAAATTTCAGCTGAATCTACTCCTCTAGCCTGCCCTTGAAGATACGTCAGAATGTGCTGACACTGTGGAGATTATAAGATTAGTTATCAGAACTACATTATAAACTGCGCAACCAACATCACATCCTGTACAACTTGTGCAGAGCATGGCTGCTAACAGCCCAACAATacactgttacactgtatttAGCATTCAGTTGTTTATCTCATTGAGAGGCTTGATCAACATGAACTTCTTCCTGTAGCAAATCTTAAAAACTTGACATGTGAAGAAGCATGATTAAGAATGTGTGCCTATGTGGGGGATGggaatatatatacatatacacacacacacacacatatccttACTGCTTCAGCCAACAGATCTGGAGAAAGCCTACAGATGTTGTCCACAATTCCGTTGATGCCTGAAATACAGAAGTGAAGCAATTCATTTCTAACAGGGTTTCCAATACATTTCTGGACCCATAACCACTGGTCTCAAGACGCTCACTAGTCATGGTGTCATGTGAGACTGACTCTGGTAATTATGTTAACTCCTTGCTCTCTTTACAAGACAAGGCTAACGACTGCTACTACAAGAACATTTATGATTTCTATCATTTATTTCCTGTAAAACTTTTACCAAGATTAGTAAATATATAAGTATAACGTTATCAGTCCCATTTCTGCAGAATTCTTTTTTTCAGAACTTTATTCAGTAAATATAATACAAAATATTACACATTCAGGATGCAATGATGGGAAAGTAAAAATAAAGCAATATATAATAAGTAATGACTAATATAAATTTTATAAGTTTAAGTTTAGTttataaattaaaactaaaataaagattaatgcatttttttaattacttaaaGAATTGTCGAGGGTCTATCATTGAATGATGGCAGCCCACCGGACACCTGGATAGGTTAGACAGTCGCAACTTAGGAAACGGGTTAAAAATCTTTTCCATCGTGCAGTAGGCTAAATGTTTTACTCGTCGAGATGGGAACAGAAGTGATTctgaaaataccaaaaaaaatcacttcgAGTTTTTACACGTCTCTGtgggtttctttcttttttttttttttttttataacatctCCGGTTAGTTATATGTTAAGAGTTAACGTACCTCTTTGAGTCGAATGTATGCTAATACATGAGAGGAACGGAGGCTAAGGCTATGTTTAGGCGGAGCGGAGCTAACTAGTAGGGGTTAAGGCAAGGTTGGGATCGGGTTAACCATCCCAGAAGACGACTCGTTGGGGTTATGGATATGGCTTGGTTAAGCTTTAGGTAAGGGAAACATATATCGATAGGGGAAACCGTCTTCGACACACCTCCGGCTAGCCACTGTGTTAAGCTAACGCTAACAAGTAAGTTAGCACAATGCCTGGATGTTGTTCAGAGCTATATGAAGAGCCTAGCTCACCGGGCTTTCTAGTGAAACTGCTGTCTGCTGAAAATACTGTAACGCTGTGCGATGCATGTTAAAACCTAAAACCCACCAGATGACTCCTCTGCTGCTGGCATCCTCTCTCTCAGTCAGGCTACTGGTTTGACCACAATGGCAGTGTTGCCAACTTCCGGCAACTTTTAAAACCCTTTAAGCGAATTTTTAATCTGTACTATTACTGTTAATATGTTCAAAAAATACCTAGTGACAAATGCCACTTCTCTTCGGGTAGgcaattcctttttttctgaagaGATTCGCCgatattcttcttctttgggtTTATTGACGGATTGTAAAACACTGATCTATACCGCCACCTACTGTATTGGACTGGAATGATGAGGCAATGCAAATGCAGCCATctgtttcccatttgttttgctttcctACTCATTCTTGGATGTACCACTTAAATTAATTTTCTCTCATGGATAAGAACAACATTGTGCTCTTTGTTGATTCAATACTTTCCGAGCCTTAGTCCCCTTTCtttgaaaatcaaaaacattttttttatttaaaaccttTCTAAGTGCTTTATTCTCTTCATCCTGTTTTATAGCTTTGCTGCACTCATCATACAACCAGG
This window harbors:
- the commd6 gene encoding COMM domain-containing protein 6 translates to MPAAEESSGINGIVDNICRLSPDLLAEACQHILTYLQGQARGVDSAEISDRFQRAGVRLDHEALQNIIRFLLLTFRSAGKSNLSGDDLVSRLDEGSNKWPKASLQVLHRLWSEHGALVHAQQEVQAMLSIGQLVDMQWRLGMAVSSDTCRSLNSPYVSLLLKIVEPSGHICQRSFEMTIPQFQNFHKQFKEMGAVMETV